One Belonocnema kinseyi isolate 2016_QV_RU_SX_M_011 chromosome 6, B_treatae_v1, whole genome shotgun sequence genomic region harbors:
- the LOC117175536 gene encoding uncharacterized protein LOC117175536, producing the protein MSDTFTKYTKLYPIRKATSEVAIQKLDEFAKEIGAQQKVLSDQGTQFTSYKWRQALEQRKMKMILTSIKHPQANIVERVNRELARLFRTLIPPDQYSGWYRQLENIETVIDESHHDTTEITPYEAMWGRKPRRW; encoded by the coding sequence ATGAGCGACACCTTCACGAAATACACTAAATTGTATCCCATTCGCAAAGCTACCAGTGAAGTGGCAATACAAAAATTAGACGAATTTGCAAAAGAAATTGGCGCACAACAAAAAGTTCTTTCAGATCAAGGTACTCAATTCACCAGTTACAAGTGGCGCCAAGCTCTGGAGCAACGGAAAATGAAAATGATATTGACATCAATAAAGCATCCACAGGCTAATATAGTCGAAAGAGTTAATAGAGAACTCGCTAGGCTTTTTCGAACCCTCATACCCCCAGATCAATATAGTGGATGGTACCGACAACTGGAAAATATCGAAACAGTAATTGACGAATCACATCATGATACAACTGAAATCACGCCATATGAGGCCATGTGGGGACGCAAGCCTAGGAGATGGTGA